In the genome of Eggerthella sp. YY7918, one region contains:
- a CDS encoding helix-turn-helix transcriptional regulator, which yields MTEEIQDNASTHDDGCSCGSAEHAAPGQSTESMPDEELLYDLADLFKTFGDTTRIKILYALMGTELRVADIAELIGATQSAVSHQLRTLKQARLVKFQRDGKNVIYSLADDHVYTMLAQGMTHICE from the coding sequence ATGACTGAAGAAATTCAAGACAACGCCAGTACACACGACGACGGATGCTCCTGTGGAAGCGCGGAACACGCAGCGCCTGGTCAATCGACCGAGAGCATGCCCGATGAGGAGTTGCTCTACGATCTGGCCGATTTATTCAAGACGTTCGGTGACACGACGCGCATCAAGATACTCTACGCCCTCATGGGTACTGAGCTGCGCGTAGCAGATATCGCCGAACTCATCGGCGCCACGCAAAGCGCCGTGTCGCACCAGCTGCGCACACTTAAACAGGCACGCCTCGTGAAGTTTCAGCGTGATGGCAAAAACGTCATCTACTCGCTGGCAGACGACCACGTGTACACGATGCTCGCCCAAGGTATGACCCACATCTGCGAATAA
- a CDS encoding cation transporter, with protein MRKAFKLQDLDCANCAAKMENGIKNIEGVKSATVSFMTQKLVLEADDDRFDEIVEEAARICKKIEPDCVIVR; from the coding sequence ATGCGCAAGGCTTTCAAACTCCAGGACCTCGACTGCGCGAACTGCGCTGCCAAGATGGAGAACGGAATCAAGAACATCGAAGGCGTGAAGAGCGCTACCGTGAGCTTCATGACGCAGAAACTCGTTTTGGAAGCCGACGATGATCGTTTCGACGAGATTGTCGAAGAGGCCGCTCGCATCTGCAAGAAGATTGAGCCGGATTGCGTGATCGTGCGCTAG
- a CDS encoding heavy metal translocating P-type ATPase, producing MNKKQKRTRNRILIAIVLFVVAYIIAELMPLATWLGTETAALWAEFALFLIPYLIAGYDVLLRAAKNIGHGQVFDENFLMSVATIGAFALVLFPDSDPHMAEGAAVMLFYQVGELFQSYAVGKSRASIAEMMDIAPDFANVERDGELVQVDPYEVAVGDEIIVKPGERVPIDGIVLAGSSQLDTAALTGESMPREVREGDEIISGCVNLTGLITVRTTKPFGESTVSRILELVENAAEKKARTENFITRFARYYTPAVVGIAVLLAVIPPLLLGQSWSDWVQRGLIFLVVSCPCALVISVPLSFFGGIGGASRLGILVKGSNYLETLAHTETVVFDKTGTLTDGSFNVVAVHAEADIDADRLLSVAAHAEAFSNHPIALSVQKAYAGPIDKQRIADVEEQSGHGVRATVDERVVYVGNDKLMRECGVDYHDCELTGTILHVSLDGAYVGHIVIADVVKPDATAAIEALRAAGVKKTVMLTGDRTDVAAAVADELGLDEFRAQLLPQDKVAEVEKLLGETHAHGTGKGKLAFVGDGINDAPVLTRADIGIAMGAMGSDAAIEAADVVLMDDKPSNIAKAIRIARTTMRIVWQNIVFALGVKLLVLVLAAVGIANMWLAVFADVGVAVIAILNAMRAMNVRNMK from the coding sequence ATGAACAAGAAACAGAAACGCACGAGGAACCGCATCCTCATTGCCATCGTGCTCTTCGTCGTGGCCTACATCATCGCAGAACTCATGCCGCTCGCGACGTGGCTTGGCACCGAGACGGCGGCGTTGTGGGCGGAGTTTGCGCTATTCCTTATCCCCTACCTCATTGCCGGCTATGATGTGCTGCTGCGAGCGGCAAAGAACATCGGGCACGGCCAGGTGTTCGACGAGAACTTCCTCATGAGCGTAGCAACCATTGGTGCATTCGCGCTCGTGCTCTTCCCTGACAGCGATCCGCACATGGCCGAAGGCGCGGCTGTTATGCTGTTCTACCAGGTGGGCGAGCTGTTCCAGAGCTACGCCGTGGGCAAGAGCCGCGCGTCTATCGCCGAGATGATGGACATTGCGCCCGACTTCGCCAACGTAGAACGCGACGGCGAGCTGGTGCAGGTCGACCCCTACGAGGTGGCTGTGGGCGACGAGATTATCGTTAAGCCGGGCGAACGCGTGCCAATCGATGGTATTGTGCTCGCGGGTTCCTCGCAACTTGACACCGCCGCGCTCACCGGCGAATCGATGCCGCGCGAGGTGCGCGAAGGCGACGAGATCATCTCGGGTTGTGTCAACCTGACCGGCCTCATCACCGTGCGCACGACTAAACCCTTCGGCGAATCCACCGTGAGCCGCATCCTTGAGCTGGTAGAAAATGCCGCCGAGAAAAAGGCGCGTACCGAAAACTTCATCACCCGCTTCGCGCGCTACTACACCCCCGCCGTTGTAGGCATCGCGGTGCTGCTTGCCGTGATCCCGCCGCTGCTGCTGGGTCAGAGCTGGTCGGACTGGGTGCAACGCGGCCTCATCTTCCTGGTGGTGTCGTGTCCCTGCGCCCTCGTCATCAGTGTTCCGCTGTCGTTTTTCGGCGGCATCGGCGGGGCATCGCGCCTCGGCATCTTGGTGAAAGGCAGCAACTACCTGGAAACGCTCGCCCATACCGAAACGGTCGTATTCGACAAGACCGGCACACTCACCGACGGGTCGTTCAACGTGGTAGCCGTGCACGCCGAAGCCGATATCGACGCCGACCGCCTGCTCTCAGTGGCGGCACATGCTGAAGCGTTCTCCAACCATCCCATCGCGCTGTCGGTGCAGAAGGCGTATGCGGGCCCCATCGACAAGCAGCGCATCGCCGACGTGGAGGAACAAAGCGGCCACGGCGTGCGCGCCACGGTGGACGAGCGCGTGGTATACGTGGGCAACGACAAACTCATGCGCGAATGCGGCGTTGACTACCACGACTGCGAGCTCACCGGTACTATCCTGCACGTGTCGCTTGACGGTGCGTACGTGGGCCATATCGTGATCGCCGACGTGGTGAAGCCTGACGCGACCGCAGCTATCGAGGCGCTGCGGGCGGCCGGCGTGAAGAAGACCGTCATGCTCACGGGCGACCGCACCGATGTGGCGGCGGCCGTGGCCGACGAGCTGGGACTCGACGAGTTCCGCGCGCAGCTTTTACCCCAAGACAAGGTAGCCGAAGTCGAAAAACTGTTGGGCGAGACGCATGCCCACGGCACCGGGAAGGGCAAGCTCGCGTTCGTTGGCGACGGCATCAACGATGCGCCGGTGCTCACACGCGCCGACATTGGCATCGCCATGGGCGCGATGGGCTCAGATGCAGCTATCGAAGCGGCCGATGTCGTGCTCATGGACGACAAGCCAAGCAACATCGCGAAGGCCATCCGGATCGCACGCACTACGATGCGCATCGTCTGGCAGAATATTGTGTTCGCCCTTGGCGTGAAGCTGCTCGTCCTGGTCTTGGCGGCCGTCGGCATTGCGAACATGTGGCTGGCCGTATTCGCCGACGTGGGCGTGGCCGTAATCGCCATCCTGAACGCCATGCGCGCCATGAACGTACGCAACATGAAGTAG